From Caulobacter segnis, a single genomic window includes:
- a CDS encoding DoxX family protein — MIRSQENPRFVNAVLDWPPTALIARLALVSAYLLGAAVKASDFPGAVAEQVHFGMTPPAFWAVLTIAVEIVGPVLILTRRWLWLGAGMLGVFTLLAAFKANAFWAMAAGHDRFTAMNAFVEHIGLIGGFVLVAMLDRRERAA; from the coding sequence ATGATCCGCTCGCAAGAAAACCCGCGCTTCGTCAACGCCGTGCTCGACTGGCCGCCCACCGCCTTGATCGCTCGCCTGGCCCTGGTCAGCGCCTATCTGCTGGGCGCGGCCGTCAAGGCCAGCGACTTTCCCGGCGCCGTCGCCGAGCAGGTCCATTTCGGCATGACCCCGCCAGCGTTCTGGGCCGTGCTGACCATCGCCGTCGAGATCGTCGGCCCTGTGCTGATCCTGACCCGTCGCTGGCTGTGGCTGGGCGCGGGGATGCTGGGCGTCTTCACCCTGCTGGCCGCCTTCAAGGCCAACGCCTTCTGGGCGATGGCTGCGGGTCACGACCGCTTCACGGCCATGAACGCCTTCGTCGAGCACATCGGCCTGATCGGCGGCTTCGTGCTGGTGGCGATGCTCGACCGTCGGGAGCGCGCCGCATGA
- a CDS encoding sensor histidine kinase: protein MVSGFARIGCAALLAAAFLAGPAWALDPQRAIGQYKHTRWTVEDGAPSSVEVIAQTADGYLWLGTPLGLYRFDGMTFEPMRPPRPAYSMADRVVSLMVTRSGALWAGYESGGIAVYEHGRFRLVYDPKIFRAVTIRMAEGRDGTIWAATTNPKVHLARFAKGAWRPVDDITGLPDQDLSDILVARDGTVWVATDHHVARLSPGEARFKVIRSDLAEGIGLAQDGQGRIWASDARGTRVIDGAAAELPYPSRSRITRILIDRDQNLWGAQHPDGVFRIRTAQAGRSNSPGPETFSVAQGLSSAMAYAVFEDRESNIWVATIRGLDRFRPASLVSEPVVPASSPYGYVVFADARGVVYVSDSTTLYRALPGGPLKPFVRDLGPVSTMCDAADGGLWVGLGDRFVHIADGKLRPAPRPNFPNLYASACVHDAHGALWAAGFMAGLLRYDGREWTASLPKPLGLAITALASDWRGRIVADGGRGAVLIDGPDVRTITTPPRPMRGGTMPMADGPLGVLSGSDRGLTRFQDDRTQFISRDRFPFIGFSHGMAQTDRETWLLGAAGLVRMQNADLERAFQDPRAPLPARIFDLKDGLPGPASYKYRSDLAVGGDGRIWIATTTGIAWLDPARLPVNTVPPPVTIRSIVVDGVRTDGPTSLVLPRGAKTVEIDYAALSLAIPERVRFRYRLEGVDTDWVEAGARRQAFYTNLKPGKYVFRVRAANNDGVWNEQGASLTLELPPTLFQSRLFLLLCAGVAAGLLTGAYHWRMRNMSERLQAGLRERMAERERIARELHDTLLQGVQGLILKFQSATRQVPPELPARDQLERALDRAEDVVVEARDRVRSLRSGAAGDLVATLTEVAETMRSPGSTETVVMAQGRAADLHPLVADEIERVVIEALFNAHRHARATKIDVVVAFEPRRLRVSVHDDGVGVEPAILEAGGREGHFGLAGMRERARKIRGTLTIRSAPGRGTEVELVAPANVAYATRPAARWAWLRPWSAGQEAKR from the coding sequence ATGGTGAGTGGCTTTGCAAGGATCGGCTGCGCGGCTTTGCTGGCCGCCGCGTTCCTGGCGGGGCCAGCCTGGGCGCTGGATCCGCAGCGCGCCATCGGCCAGTACAAGCACACCCGTTGGACCGTCGAGGACGGCGCGCCCAGCAGTGTCGAGGTGATCGCCCAGACGGCGGATGGCTATCTGTGGCTCGGTACGCCGCTGGGCCTCTATCGGTTCGACGGGATGACCTTCGAGCCCATGCGGCCGCCCCGACCGGCGTACAGCATGGCCGACCGGGTGGTCAGCCTGATGGTGACCCGGTCGGGCGCGCTTTGGGCGGGCTACGAGTCCGGCGGGATCGCGGTCTACGAGCACGGGCGCTTCCGTCTCGTCTATGATCCGAAGATCTTCCGCGCGGTCACGATCCGCATGGCCGAGGGGCGGGACGGGACGATCTGGGCGGCGACGACCAATCCCAAGGTCCATCTGGCGCGCTTCGCCAAGGGGGCGTGGCGACCGGTCGACGACATCACGGGACTGCCCGACCAGGATCTGAGCGACATACTGGTCGCGCGGGATGGGACGGTGTGGGTGGCGACCGATCACCACGTCGCGCGGCTGTCGCCCGGGGAAGCGCGCTTCAAGGTGATCCGCTCGGACCTGGCCGAAGGGATCGGCCTTGCTCAGGATGGTCAGGGGCGCATCTGGGCGTCCGACGCGCGCGGGACGCGAGTGATCGACGGGGCGGCGGCGGAGCTTCCATATCCGAGCCGCAGCCGTATCACCCGCATCCTGATCGATCGCGACCAGAACCTCTGGGGCGCTCAGCATCCGGATGGCGTGTTCCGCATCCGGACGGCCCAGGCGGGGCGCTCGAACTCGCCCGGACCCGAGACCTTCTCGGTCGCGCAGGGCCTCAGCTCCGCCATGGCCTATGCGGTCTTCGAGGACCGCGAGAGCAACATCTGGGTGGCGACGATACGCGGGCTGGACCGTTTTCGGCCCGCCAGCCTGGTTAGCGAGCCGGTAGTGCCGGCCAGTTCGCCGTACGGCTACGTTGTGTTCGCGGACGCGCGCGGCGTTGTCTATGTCAGCGACTCGACGACGCTGTACCGGGCGCTTCCAGGCGGACCGCTGAAGCCCTTTGTTCGCGACCTCGGTCCCGTCAGCACCATGTGCGACGCGGCCGATGGCGGACTTTGGGTCGGGCTGGGAGACCGGTTCGTCCACATCGCGGACGGCAAGCTCAGGCCGGCGCCGCGACCGAATTTCCCGAACCTCTATGCCTCCGCCTGCGTCCACGACGCTCATGGCGCGCTTTGGGCGGCCGGTTTCATGGCGGGTCTTCTGCGCTATGACGGTCGGGAGTGGACCGCCTCTCTGCCCAAGCCTCTGGGCCTGGCGATCACGGCCTTGGCGTCCGACTGGCGCGGCCGGATCGTGGCTGACGGCGGGCGCGGCGCGGTGCTGATCGACGGGCCGGATGTGCGGACGATCACGACACCGCCCCGTCCCATGCGCGGCGGCACCATGCCCATGGCCGATGGTCCGCTGGGCGTATTGTCGGGCAGCGATCGTGGCCTGACCCGTTTCCAGGACGATCGAACCCAATTCATCTCCCGCGACCGCTTCCCGTTCATCGGCTTCAGCCATGGCATGGCGCAAACCGATCGTGAGACCTGGCTATTGGGCGCCGCAGGCCTCGTCAGGATGCAGAACGCCGACCTGGAGCGCGCCTTCCAGGATCCGAGGGCGCCGCTGCCCGCGCGGATCTTCGATCTGAAGGACGGGCTGCCCGGGCCGGCGTCCTACAAGTATCGCTCCGATCTGGCCGTCGGCGGTGATGGTCGGATCTGGATCGCCACGACGACCGGGATCGCCTGGCTCGACCCGGCGCGCTTGCCCGTCAACACCGTTCCGCCGCCCGTCACGATCCGAAGCATCGTCGTGGACGGTGTGCGCACCGACGGCCCGACGTCGCTCGTCCTGCCTCGGGGCGCGAAGACGGTCGAGATCGACTATGCCGCGCTCAGCCTGGCCATCCCCGAACGGGTGCGCTTCCGTTATCGCCTGGAAGGCGTCGACACCGACTGGGTGGAAGCCGGCGCGCGGCGGCAGGCTTTCTACACCAACCTCAAGCCCGGCAAGTACGTGTTCCGCGTGCGGGCGGCCAACAACGACGGCGTCTGGAATGAACAGGGCGCCAGCCTGACCCTGGAGCTGCCGCCGACCCTGTTCCAGAGCCGCCTGTTCCTGCTGCTGTGCGCGGGCGTGGCGGCGGGCCTGCTGACGGGCGCATATCATTGGCGGATGCGGAACATGAGCGAGCGTCTGCAGGCGGGTCTCCGCGAGCGGATGGCCGAGCGCGAACGCATCGCGCGCGAGCTGCATGACACCCTGCTGCAGGGCGTCCAGGGACTGATCCTGAAGTTCCAGTCGGCGACCCGCCAGGTGCCGCCCGAGCTGCCGGCCCGCGACCAGCTGGAGCGCGCCCTGGATCGCGCCGAGGACGTGGTCGTCGAGGCCCGAGACCGTGTGCGCAGCCTGAGGTCCGGTGCGGCCGGGGACCTGGTCGCGACCCTGACCGAGGTGGCGGAGACCATGCGCTCACCGGGCTCGACCGAGACCGTCGTCATGGCCCAGGGGCGGGCGGCGGATCTGCATCCGCTGGTCGCCGACGAGATCGAGCGGGTGGTCATCGAGGCCTTGTTCAACGCCCATCGTCACGCCCGCGCCACCAAGATCGACGTGGTCGTGGCGTTCGAGCCGCGCCGATTGCGGGTCAGCGTCCATGACGACGGCGTTGGCGTCGAGCCGGCCATTCTGGAAGCCGGCGGGCGGGAAGGGCACTTCGGTCTGGCCGGCATGCGCGAGCGGGCCCGCAAGATCCGTGGGACTCTGACGATCCGCAGCGCGCCGGGGCGAGGAACCGAGGTCGAGCTGGTCGCGCCGGCCAATGTGGCCTATGCGACGCGTCCGGCGGCCCGCTGGGCGTGGTTGCGGCCGTGGTCGGCCGGGCAGGAGGCGAAGCGGTGA
- a CDS encoding alginate export family protein — protein sequence MNRSTAVLLAAMALAGSAQAADAPAFKPVRSDEDYGYLRDVQDRQGLDPLRYIPLGGEAYLSLGGEARLRVDAIDSPRFGLDSERPDTFALGRLLLSGDLRLTPALRVYGELGLHRDIGKRDAPAAIDRDGVDAQVLFVDLAPAAGWRVRLGRQELQLNPTQRFIAVRESPNIRQSFDGLRVTRASGNLKLDAFYLQPVTPSPGAFDDERSRTQRFYGLYASAKLSPRQTLDVYTLGLERDRVRFGAVNGDERRISLGARLAGTAGAFDYDTEGVIQGGRFAGRRIRAFAASASGGYTLDQSWKPRLALRLDVGSGDKDPTDGTLGTFNPLFPKGAYFNETTLFSWGNLVSVRPSLGVTPRKGVSLEVSYTTHRRWTGADAIYIQPLAPLAPIGGDHAKAVGGATQLDGTWQVNRNLKLQAQLVHQEAGPAIRALGGKPVNLAVLFTQIRF from the coding sequence GTGAACCGCAGCACGGCTGTTCTGCTGGCCGCCATGGCCTTGGCCGGCTCGGCCCAGGCGGCCGACGCCCCCGCCTTCAAGCCGGTCCGCTCGGACGAGGACTACGGCTACCTGCGCGACGTCCAGGATCGCCAGGGCCTGGACCCGCTGCGCTATATTCCGCTGGGCGGCGAGGCCTATCTCAGCCTGGGCGGCGAAGCGCGGCTGAGGGTCGACGCGATCGACTCTCCCCGCTTCGGCCTGGATAGCGAGCGGCCCGACACCTTCGCCCTGGGCCGCCTGCTGCTGAGCGGCGACTTGCGCCTGACGCCCGCGCTGCGCGTCTATGGCGAGCTTGGCCTGCATCGCGACATCGGCAAGCGCGACGCGCCGGCCGCCATCGACCGCGACGGTGTCGACGCCCAGGTGCTGTTCGTCGATCTCGCCCCCGCCGCCGGCTGGCGGGTGCGCCTGGGCCGCCAGGAGCTGCAGTTGAACCCGACCCAGCGCTTCATCGCCGTCCGGGAGTCGCCCAACATCCGCCAAAGCTTCGATGGCCTTCGCGTCACGCGCGCGTCCGGAAACCTGAAGCTGGACGCCTTCTACCTGCAGCCCGTGACGCCCTCGCCCGGCGCCTTCGACGACGAGCGCAGCCGCACCCAGCGTTTCTACGGCCTCTATGCCTCGGCGAAGCTGTCGCCGCGCCAGACTTTGGACGTCTACACCCTGGGCCTGGAGCGCGATCGCGTGCGGTTCGGCGCCGTCAACGGCGACGAGCGCCGCATCAGTCTCGGCGCGCGCCTGGCCGGAACGGCCGGGGCCTTCGACTATGATACCGAAGGCGTGATTCAAGGCGGTCGCTTCGCGGGACGCAGGATCCGCGCCTTCGCCGCCTCGGCCAGCGGCGGCTACACGCTGGATCAGTCGTGGAAGCCTCGCCTGGCTTTGCGCCTGGACGTCGGGTCGGGCGACAAGGATCCGACCGACGGCACGCTCGGGACCTTCAACCCTCTGTTTCCCAAGGGGGCCTATTTCAACGAGACCACCCTGTTCAGTTGGGGCAATCTGGTTTCGGTCCGCCCTAGCCTGGGCGTGACGCCGCGCAAGGGCGTCAGCCTGGAAGTCAGCTACACGACGCACCGTCGCTGGACGGGCGCGGACGCTATCTACATTCAGCCCCTGGCCCCGCTGGCCCCCATCGGCGGCGACCACGCCAAGGCCGTCGGCGGCGCGACCCAGCTGGACGGGACGTGGCAGGTCAACCGCAACCTGAAGCTCCAGGCCCAGTTGGTCCACCAAGAGGCCGGTCCGGCGATCCGAGCCCTCGGCGGAAAGCCGGTGAACCTGGCGGTGCTGTTCACGCAGATCCGCTTCTGA
- a CDS encoding DUF1427 family protein, which yields MKPYLLSIGVGLLVGVIYSLLGVRSPAPPAIALLGLLGMLLGEQAVPIAKRLLTRAPVVAYLKTPDCAGQVLGPQAVAGEGPDPEGKQA from the coding sequence ATGAAACCCTATCTGTTGTCCATCGGTGTCGGCCTGCTGGTCGGGGTGATCTATTCCCTGTTGGGGGTGCGATCGCCGGCGCCGCCGGCCATCGCCCTGCTGGGTCTACTTGGCATGCTGCTGGGCGAACAGGCGGTTCCGATCGCCAAGCGCCTGCTGACCAGGGCGCCCGTCGTGGCCTATCTCAAGACACCCGACTGCGCCGGCCAGGTTCTTGGCCCTCAGGCCGTCGCGGGCGAGGGTCCAGACCCGGAGGGAAAGCAGGCATGA
- a CDS encoding alpha/beta fold hydrolase translates to MSSGFVTTKDGVQIYYKDWGPKDAQPIVFHHGWPLSADDWDNQMMFFLLKGYRVIAHDRRGHGRSTQTDSGNEMDTYAADVIALADQLDLKNAFHVGHSTGGGEVAHYVARAKPGRVGKAVLVGAVTPIMLKTPANPIGLPMEVFDGFRNGTAFNRAQFFRDVAAGPFYGFNRPGAKVSEGIIDNWWRQGMQAGVKPLYDCVKAFSETDFTEDLKKIDVPVLVLHGEDDQVVPIDAAARQAIKLLKHGKLITYPGFPHGMATTEADTINADLLAFFKA, encoded by the coding sequence ATGAGCAGCGGCTTCGTCACCACCAAGGACGGCGTCCAGATCTACTACAAGGACTGGGGTCCCAAGGACGCCCAGCCGATCGTGTTCCACCACGGCTGGCCGCTGTCGGCCGACGACTGGGACAACCAGATGATGTTCTTCCTGCTGAAGGGCTATCGCGTCATCGCCCATGACCGCCGAGGTCATGGCCGCTCGACCCAGACCGACAGCGGCAACGAGATGGACACCTACGCCGCCGACGTCATCGCCCTGGCCGACCAACTGGACCTGAAGAACGCCTTCCACGTCGGCCACTCGACCGGCGGCGGCGAGGTCGCCCACTACGTCGCCCGCGCCAAGCCGGGCCGCGTGGGCAAGGCCGTGCTGGTCGGGGCGGTCACGCCGATCATGCTGAAGACCCCGGCCAATCCGATCGGCCTGCCGATGGAGGTCTTCGACGGCTTCCGTAACGGCACGGCGTTCAATCGCGCCCAGTTCTTCCGCGATGTCGCCGCCGGTCCGTTCTACGGCTTCAACCGTCCCGGCGCGAAGGTCTCCGAGGGGATCATTGACAACTGGTGGCGCCAAGGCATGCAGGCGGGCGTCAAGCCGCTCTACGACTGCGTGAAGGCCTTCTCGGAAACCGACTTCACCGAGGATCTCAAGAAGATCGACGTGCCGGTGCTGGTGCTGCACGGCGAGGATGACCAGGTCGTGCCGATCGACGCCGCGGCGCGCCAGGCGATCAAGCTGCTCAAGCACGGCAAGCTGATCACCTATCCGGGCTTCCCGCACGGCATGGCGACCACCGAAGCCGACACGATCAACGCCGACCTCCTGGCCTTCTTCAAGGCCTAG
- a CDS encoding YoaK family protein: protein MIPRPTRLAGVTGMGMAFVGGYVDVIGFVLLFGLFVAHATGNIVMLGVGLAGDAGGLATKLLALPVFIGSAAATYALIRWRNAQGQPCEVLVLALQAALLLVFMLLTARALPAASANEPAVMLAGLVGVVAMAVQNVGARVVFTHLAPTTMMTGNVTQLAIDIVDLFIARGRPDDALKARILKTWPPVAAFALGAIGGAVGVLVAGAWSLALGVIVVALLAALHALRGERS, encoded by the coding sequence ATGATCCCCCGCCCCACCCGTCTGGCCGGCGTGACCGGCATGGGCATGGCCTTCGTCGGCGGCTATGTCGACGTGATCGGCTTCGTGCTGCTGTTCGGCCTGTTCGTCGCCCACGCCACCGGCAACATCGTCATGCTGGGCGTCGGCCTGGCCGGCGACGCCGGCGGCCTGGCCACCAAGCTGCTGGCCCTGCCGGTGTTCATCGGGTCGGCCGCCGCCACCTACGCCCTCATCCGCTGGCGCAACGCCCAGGGGCAGCCCTGCGAGGTGCTGGTCCTGGCCTTGCAGGCCGCCCTGTTGCTGGTCTTCATGCTGCTGACCGCCCGCGCCCTGCCCGCCGCCAGCGCCAATGAGCCGGCGGTGATGCTGGCCGGCCTGGTGGGCGTGGTCGCCATGGCGGTGCAGAACGTCGGCGCCCGCGTGGTCTTCACCCACCTGGCGCCGACCACCATGATGACCGGCAACGTCACCCAGCTGGCGATCGACATCGTCGACCTCTTTATCGCACGCGGCCGTCCCGACGACGCGCTGAAGGCGCGGATCCTCAAGACCTGGCCGCCGGTCGCCGCCTTCGCGCTCGGGGCCATCGGCGGCGCGGTCGGCGTGCTGGTCGCCGGGGCCTGGAGCCTTGCCCTGGGCGTGATCGTGGTCGCCCTGCTGGCGGCGCTCCACGCCCTCCGTGGGGAACGGTCGTGA
- a CDS encoding hydrolase codes for MTLQAKAAPGARLLTPTDHTLIMIDFQSQMAFATKSIDASLLRANAALVASAAAGFGVSTILTTVAEKSFSGPMFSEVTDPFPGKALLDRTSMNTWEDQAVIDEVNAIGKKRIVLAGLWTGVCIVGPALSAIDQGFEVFVITDASGDISTEAHERAVTRMVQAGAQPMTALQYLLEMQRDWARGETYDMTTGVARKFGGAYGLGITYAKTMFNASEGH; via the coding sequence ATGACCTTGCAAGCCAAGGCCGCCCCCGGCGCGCGCCTGCTCACCCCCACCGATCACACCCTGATCATGATCGACTTCCAGTCGCAGATGGCCTTCGCCACCAAGTCGATCGACGCCAGCCTGCTGCGCGCCAACGCGGCCCTGGTCGCCAGCGCCGCAGCCGGCTTCGGCGTCTCGACAATCCTGACGACCGTCGCCGAGAAGAGCTTCTCGGGCCCGATGTTCTCGGAGGTCACCGATCCCTTCCCCGGCAAGGCGCTGCTGGACCGCACCTCGATGAACACCTGGGAGGACCAGGCGGTGATCGACGAGGTCAACGCCATCGGCAAGAAGCGGATCGTGCTGGCTGGCCTGTGGACTGGTGTCTGCATCGTCGGTCCAGCGCTTTCGGCCATCGACCAGGGCTTCGAGGTCTTCGTGATCACCGACGCCAGCGGCGACATCTCGACCGAAGCGCACGAGCGCGCCGTGACCCGCATGGTCCAGGCCGGCGCCCAGCCGATGACCGCCCTGCAGTACCTGCTGGAAATGCAGCGCGATTGGGCCCGCGGCGAAACCTACGACATGACCACCGGCGTGGCCCGCAAGTTCGGCGGCGCCTATGGCCTAGGCATCACCTACGCCAAGACGATGTTCAACGCGTCCGAAGGCCACTGA
- a CDS encoding glutathione S-transferase family protein, with amino-acid sequence MIELYHCVDARSFRALWALEEMGLNYRLHLLPFPPRILRPDYLQENPLGTIPLMIDGEVRMTESAAIPQYLATRYGPSPLAVGVEEPDYGPWLDWLHRSEATLTFPQTIVLRYTRLEPEARRLKQAADDYAQWFLSRLRHLTRALADREWLCAGRFTMADICVGYALLLARDLGLDHKFSPEISAYWERLAARPGFQAAKAAQAQA; translated from the coding sequence ATGATCGAGCTCTATCACTGCGTCGACGCGCGCTCCTTCCGCGCGCTGTGGGCCCTGGAGGAGATGGGCCTGAACTACCGCCTGCACCTCCTGCCCTTCCCACCGCGCATCCTGCGGCCAGACTATCTGCAAGAGAATCCTCTAGGCACCATCCCGCTGATGATCGACGGCGAGGTGCGGATGACCGAGTCCGCCGCGATCCCGCAGTATCTGGCCACCCGCTATGGGCCCTCGCCGCTGGCCGTCGGCGTCGAGGAGCCGGACTACGGGCCGTGGCTGGACTGGCTGCATCGCAGCGAGGCGACCCTGACATTCCCGCAGACGATCGTGCTGCGCTACACCCGGCTGGAGCCCGAGGCGCGCCGGTTGAAACAGGCGGCCGACGACTATGCCCAATGGTTTCTGTCGCGCCTGCGACACCTGACCCGCGCCCTGGCGGACCGCGAATGGTTGTGCGCCGGGCGTTTCACCATGGCCGACATCTGCGTCGGCTACGCCCTGCTGCTGGCGCGAGACCTGGGGCTGGACCACAAGTTCAGCCCTGAGATTTCGGCCTATTGGGAGCGCCTGGCCGCCCGCCCCGGCTTCCAGGCTGCGAAGGCGGCGCAGGCCCAGGCCTAG
- a CDS encoding amidohydrolase, producing the protein MTDLLLINGKFTTLDRGNPRADAALIRDGKFAAVGEERDVRAAAGPNPTIIDLKGRRVIPGLIDSHMHIIRGGLNYNMELRWDGVPTLADAMAMLKKQAANTPPPQWVRVVGGFTEHQFVEKRLPTLDEINAAAPETPVFILHLYDRALLNRAALRAVGYTKDTPNPPGGEIQRDASGEPTGLLLAQPNATILYATLAKGPKLPEEYQLNSTRHFMREMNRLGVTGVIDAGGGFQNYPDDYAIIEKLHIDDQLTLRISYNLFTQKPKAELSDFQSWSKQVKPGQGDDKYRHNGAGEMLVYSAADFEDFRVERPEMPANMETDLEPVIRHLAENRWPWRLHATYDETISRALDVYEKVNKDVPFDGLHWFFDHAETISDRNIDRIAALGGGIAVQHRMAYQGEYFMERYGAKAAEATPPIGKMLKAGIPVGAGTDATRVASYNPWVSLNWLVTGKTVGGTRLYPPANRVDREEALRLWTTANTWFSNEEGKKGQIAVGQLADLAVLSDDYMTVTEDEIPHLSSVLTLLGGKVVHGEGDFTKLAPVLPPPMPDWSPVRTFGGYQDRSRGHARALASACGCASSCNVHGHDHASAYTREAPTSDARSFWGAMGCGCWAV; encoded by the coding sequence ATGACCGACCTGCTCCTCATCAACGGCAAGTTCACGACTCTCGATCGCGGCAATCCGCGCGCCGACGCCGCCCTGATCCGCGATGGCAAGTTCGCCGCCGTCGGTGAAGAACGCGACGTCCGCGCCGCCGCCGGGCCCAACCCGACGATCATCGACCTGAAGGGTCGCCGCGTGATCCCCGGGCTGATCGACAGCCACATGCACATCATTCGTGGCGGGCTGAACTACAACATGGAACTGCGCTGGGACGGCGTGCCGACCCTGGCCGACGCCATGGCCATGCTGAAGAAACAGGCCGCCAATACCCCGCCGCCCCAGTGGGTGCGCGTCGTCGGCGGCTTCACCGAGCACCAGTTCGTCGAGAAGCGCCTGCCAACCCTGGACGAGATCAACGCCGCCGCGCCCGAGACGCCGGTGTTCATCCTCCATCTTTACGACCGCGCGCTGCTCAACCGCGCCGCCCTGCGCGCCGTCGGCTACACCAAGGACACGCCCAATCCGCCGGGCGGCGAGATCCAGCGCGACGCCTCGGGCGAGCCGACCGGCCTGCTGCTGGCCCAGCCCAACGCGACGATTCTCTACGCCACCCTGGCCAAGGGCCCGAAGCTGCCGGAAGAGTACCAGCTCAACTCCACCCGCCACTTCATGCGCGAGATGAACCGCCTGGGCGTGACCGGGGTGATCGACGCCGGCGGCGGCTTCCAGAACTATCCCGACGACTATGCGATCATCGAGAAGCTGCACATCGATGACCAGCTGACCCTGCGCATCAGCTACAACCTGTTCACCCAGAAGCCGAAGGCCGAGCTGTCGGACTTCCAGTCGTGGTCCAAGCAGGTCAAGCCGGGTCAGGGCGATGACAAGTATCGCCACAACGGCGCGGGTGAGATGCTGGTCTACAGCGCCGCCGACTTCGAGGACTTCCGGGTCGAGCGGCCCGAGATGCCGGCCAACATGGAAACCGACCTGGAGCCGGTGATCCGCCACCTCGCCGAGAACCGCTGGCCCTGGCGCCTGCACGCCACCTATGACGAGACCATCAGCCGAGCGCTGGATGTCTACGAGAAGGTCAACAAGGACGTCCCGTTCGACGGCCTGCACTGGTTCTTCGACCACGCCGAGACCATCAGCGATCGCAACATCGACCGCATCGCGGCCCTGGGCGGCGGCATCGCCGTTCAGCACCGGATGGCCTATCAGGGCGAGTACTTCATGGAGCGCTATGGGGCCAAGGCCGCCGAGGCGACCCCGCCAATCGGCAAGATGCTGAAAGCTGGCATCCCCGTCGGAGCCGGCACCGACGCCACACGAGTGGCCAGCTACAACCCGTGGGTCTCGCTGAATTGGCTGGTGACCGGCAAGACGGTGGGCGGCACACGCCTTTATCCGCCGGCCAACCGCGTCGACCGCGAGGAGGCCCTGCGCCTGTGGACCACCGCCAACACCTGGTTCTCGAACGAGGAAGGCAAGAAGGGCCAGATCGCCGTCGGCCAGCTGGCGGACCTGGCGGTGCTCAGTGACGACTACATGACCGTGACCGAGGACGAGATCCCGCACCTGTCGTCGGTGCTAACCTTGCTGGGCGGCAAGGTCGTCCATGGCGAGGGCGACTTCACCAAGCTGGCCCCGGTGCTGCCGCCGCCCATGCCCGACTGGTCGCCGGTGCGGACCTTCGGCGGTTATCAGGATCGCTCGCGCGGCCATGCCCGGGCCCTGGCGTCCGCCTGCGGCTGCGCCAGCAGCTGCAATGTCCACGGCCACGATCACGCTTCCGCCTACACGCGGGAAGCGCCGACGTCCGACGCGCGCTCGTTCTGGGGCGCGATGGGCTGCGGCTGCTGGGCGGTGTGA